The Engraulis encrasicolus isolate BLACKSEA-1 unplaced genomic scaffold, IST_EnEncr_1.0 scaffold_29_np1212, whole genome shotgun sequence genome has a segment encoding these proteins:
- the esd gene encoding S-formylglutathione hydrolase: protein MALVQVSSNKCSGGYQKVYEHESAELKCKMKFAIYLPPKAESSKCPVLYWLSGLTCTEQNFITKAGSQQAAAEHGIILVAPDTSPRGCNIEGEDESWDFGTGAGFYVNATQEPWKTNYRMYAYITEELPRLINSNFAADPDRVGVSGHSMGGHGALICALKNPGKYKSVSAFAPICNPMQCAWGQKAFTGYLGPDKSTWEAYDATVLVGSYAGPALDILIDQGRDDQFLSANQLLPDNLIAAASQKNIPVVFRLQQGYDHSYFFIYSFINDHIKHHAKYLNA from the exons ATGGCGCTGGTTCAGGTCTCTTCCAACAAGTGCAGCGGTGGATACCAGAAGGTCTACGAGCacgagag tgcggAGCTCAAGTGCAAGATGAAGTTTGCCATCTACTTGCCTCCCAAAGCTGAGAGCTCCAAGTGTCCTGTGCTGTACTGGctctcag GTCTGACGTGTACGGAGCAGAACTTCATCACCAAAGCGGGAAGTCAGCAGGCCGCCGCGGAACACGGAATCATCCTGGTCGCCCCGGATACCAGCCCCC gtggcTGCAATATCGAGGGCGAGGATGAGAGTTGGGATTTTGGGACGGGAGCCGGTTTCTACGTCAACGCAACTCAGGAACCCTGGAAGACAAACTACAGGATGTACGCCTACATCACCGAAGAg cttcccCGCCTGATCAACAGTAACTTCGCAGCTGACCCCGATCGTGTGGGCGTCTCGGGTCACTCCATGGGCGGACACGGAGCCCTCATCTGCGCTCTGAAAAACCCTGGAAaatacaag agTGTGTCTGCGTTCGCCCCCATCTGCAACCCTATGCAGTGTGCTTGGGGACAGAAGGCCTTCACAGGATACCTGGGGCCTGACAAGAGCACCTGggag GCGTATGATGCGACGGTATTGGTCGGCTCCTACGCTGGCCCCGCCCTGGACATCCTGATTGATCAGGGCCGTGACGACCAGTTCCTCTCGGCCAATCAGCTTCTTCCTGACAACCTGATAGCCGCCGCCTCCCAGAAGAACATCCCCGTAGTCTTCAGGCTGCAGCag ggttATGATCACAGCTATTTCTTCATCTACTCCTTCATCAACGACCACATCAAGCACCACGCCAAGTACCTcaacgcatag